A genomic region of Thermodesulfobacteriota bacterium contains the following coding sequences:
- a CDS encoding MFS transporter — protein sequence MATGTKNSKVTLRNTIGGIIGNVLEWYDFAVFGYFAPIIAEKFFPSEDPIASLINAFGVFAAGYLVRPLGGIVFGHLGDRIGRKYALQLSVMIMVVPTTLLGLLPTYSDVGILAPILLIIIRLVQGFSVGGELIGSVSYMTEVAPPSKRGFLGSFSFMGAVGGVLLGSFVATIAHGLFDATVINDWGWRVPFLFGFLVGLFGLWMRKGLVETADFKNAKEKGEIAANPVKEVILRMP from the coding sequence TTGGCAACTGGTACTAAGAATTCTAAAGTCACCCTGAGAAACACTATAGGCGGCATCATAGGAAATGTGCTTGAATGGTACGACTTTGCAGTATTTGGCTACTTCGCCCCAATTATTGCTGAGAAGTTTTTTCCATCAGAAGACCCAATTGCGTCACTAATAAATGCCTTTGGCGTATTTGCGGCTGGATACCTTGTAAGGCCGCTTGGAGGCATAGTGTTCGGCCATCTAGGTGATAGGATAGGACGAAAGTATGCACTTCAGCTTTCAGTGATGATAATGGTTGTTCCAACGACTTTACTCGGACTTCTTCCCACATATTCTGATGTTGGTATTCTCGCGCCAATACTGCTGATAATCATAAGGTTAGTTCAAGGATTTTCTGTAGGAGGTGAGCTGATAGGTTCAGTTTCTTATATGACGGAAGTTGCCCCTCCATCTAAACGCGGTTTTCTGGGAAGTTTCTCCTTTATGGGCGCTGTAGGAGGAGTTCTACTAGGCTCATTCGTCGCAACAATCGCACATGGACTATTTGACGCCACCGTAATAAATGACTGGGGTTGGCGAGTACCTTTTCTTTTTGGTTTTTTGGTTGGGCTATTTGGACTATGGATGCGCAAGGGACTTGTAGAAACAGCAGATTTTAAAAATGCAAAAGAAAAAGGAGAGATTGCCGCAAATCCTGTTAAAGAAGTTATACTCAGGATGCC